A segment of the Vibrio aquimaris genome:
AGCAAATCGGTGGCGCTCTTCAAAACCTTGATGGTAGGCCACTTCTTGGATTGATTGACGTGACTCTTGTAACAGCAGAGGCTCATTGCCAAACAGCAGATAAACGGATTGAAGTTGTTTATTTAGTTGTTCGGTAAGCCTCTCAGCGAAAATACGCATAACGTGATTACTCTGTACTTTCTATCTCTTGAGAGTTGCCATTAACTTGCTCATCAAATGAATTAAGCTCTTCTTGTGTTAAAACGTGCCCAGCTTTTATGTCAGAACGTAAACGAGCCATTTGGCGAATGATCTGGTCAGTAGCAAATTGGCGCATTTCGTCTTCGATCATGTCTCTTTCAACCGATTTTGCCAGTGCAGTTAATGGGTTTTCTAAGTAACTGCGGCTTACGCTAGTCGAGAAGGTTTTATCACCTACATCAGGGATAGTGACTCTATATGTAGCAGTAAAAGTGAGTTCTTTTTCTGCTGCGGTTGTATTTTGGTAAAGGGATAAGTTTCTCTCTCGTAAGCCTTCACCGACGATATGCAGGTTGGGAACATCTTCTGAGGGCGGAACGACATTGACTTCATTAACGCGTAATTGTGATTTCATCATGCGAGTGAAAGTGCTGTACTGATCGTAACTGGTGAGTGAGAGTGTCCCGAGCTCCTCTGGGATTGAATAATCTCCCCTAAGGTGAAAGCCACAGGCTGACAATAAACTTGCGCTAAGGATAACGCTGACAATTTTTATAAAAGATACTGGAGCTAGGCGCATTGGTGAAACTTTCTCAGTTAGTGGAATACTTATCTTAATCTACTCAGTGAATATATTAAGATAAGTAAAGCAGAGTAAGGTATTTACTCTGCTTAAAGTTAGATTTCAGATTAGTTTGCTACTATGTTCAATAGCTTACCTGGAACATAAATTATTTTACGTATGGTATGGCCTTGCGTGAATTTAGTAACATTCTCATCGTCAAGAGCAAGCTTTTCAATATCTTCTTTCGCTATGTCTGCGGGTACCGTAAGTTTCGCGCGTAGCTTACCATTGACCTGAACAATAATAAGTTTTTCGTCTTCAACTAATGCCTTATCATCGTGTTTTGGCCAGACAGCGTTATCGATGTCAGACTCACCTAAAGCGGTCCACAGTTCGAATGAGATATGTGGAGTGATAGGGTACAGCATCACTACAACCGCTTTAAGAGCCTCATCAAGAATAGCGCGATCTTGCTCAGACTCCTGAGATGCTTTCGCTAGTTTATTCATTAACTCCATGATGGCTGCAATTGCCGTATTGAAGGTTTGACGGCGAGCAATATCATCTGTGACTTTAGCAATCGTTTTATGTACATCACGGCGCAGAGACTTTTGGTCACCAGATAGAGCCTGTGTATCAAGAGGTTGAGAGTGTCCTTGTGATGCATGCTCATTGACCAGCTTCCAGATGCGTTTTAGGAAACGGTTAGCCCCTTCTACACCTGACTCTTGCCATTCCAATGTCATATCTGCAGGAGATGCGAACATCATGAACAAGCGCACTGTGTCTGCACCATATTTATCGACCATTTCTTGCGGGTCTATACCGTTGTTCTTTGACTTAGACATTTTAATCATGCCTGAGTGAGCAACATCACGATCTTGGTTGTCTTTGGCTGAAGTGATACGGCCTTTACCATCGCGCTCTACTGTTACATCGGTTGGTGCAACCCACTCTTTACCACCTTTGTCATTTTCAAAATAGAATGCATCGGCAAGAACCATTCCCTGACAAAGTAACTGTTTGAATGGCTCATCAGAGCTAACGTAGCCTGCGTCTCGTAATAGCTTGTGGAAGAAACGAGAATATAAAAGGTGCATACAAGCGTGTTCAATGCCGCCAATATATTGGTCAACAGGTAGCCAGTAATTCGCTTTCTCTGGGTCTAGAATATCATCCGCTTGTGGTGAGCAATAACGAGCATAGTACCAAGATGACTCCATGAAAGTATCGAAAGTATCGGTTTCTCTAAGCGCTGGTTGGCCGTTGAACGTGGTCTTGGCCCATTCTTTATCTGCCTTAATCGGGCTTGTGACACCATCCATCACCACATCTTCAGGCAGAATAACAGGTAATTGTTCTACGGCAACCGGGTGCACTTCACCGTCTTCCGTGGTCACCATCGGAATTGGTGCTCCCCAATAACGCTGACGTGATACGCCCCAGTCACGTAGACGGAAGTTGACAGTTTTATGACCTTTCTCTTCTTGTTCTAACTTCTCAGCGATGGCATTAAATGCCGCTTTGAACTCAAGTCCATCAAACTCGCCTGAATCGAACAGCACGCCTTTCTCAGTGTAGGCTTCTTCTGAAATATTTAGTTCGCTGCCGTCAGCAGGCTTGATGACAGGAATAATATCTAAGCCATATTTAGTTGCAAACTCATAGTCACGTTGGTCGTGTGCAGGTACTGCCATTACAGCGCCTGTGCCGTAGTCCATTAGAACAAAGTTGGCGACGTAAATTGGGACTTCTCGGCCATTTAACGGATGAATTGCGGTCAGGCCTGTAGCCATTCCCTTTTTCTCCATTGTCGCAAGTTCTGCTTCTGCAACTTTATTGTTCTTACATTCTTCAATAAAATCGGCAAGTTCAGGGTTAGTTTCTGCTGCTGCAGTTGCAAGAGGGTGCCCTGCGGCAATGCCCACATAAGTCACACCCATCAAAGTATCAGGGCGAGTTGTGTATACTTCGAGATCAGCTTGACCTTCTACTTCAAACTTAAGCTCAACCCCTTCAGAACGGCCTATCCAATTGCGTTGCATTGTTTTGACCATTTCAGGCCAGCCATCTAGGTTGTCTAGATCATCGAGAAGCTCTTGTGCATATTCAGTGATTTTAATAAACCATTGAGGAATTTCTTTTTGTTCTACTGGGGTATCACAGCGCCAGCAGCAACCATCTTCGACTTGTTCATTGGCGAGAACGGTTTGATCATTTGGACACCAGTTTACTGAAGATGTTTTTTTATAGACCAAGCCTTTGTCATATAGTTTGGTGAAAAACTCTTGTTCCCAACGGTAGTATTCAGGTGTGCAAGTGGCGAATTCGCGACTCCAGTCGTAGCCAAAACCCAGTAGCTTTAGCTGGTTCTTCATGTACTCGATATTTTCATACGTCCAAGGTGCAGGAGCAGTGTTATTTTTAACTGCTGCATTTTCTGCAGGAAGTCCGAAAGCATCCCAACCGATTGGCTGCATGACGTTTTTGCCTTGCAAGCGTTGGAAGCGAGAGACCACATCACCGATAGTATAGTTCCGTACGTGGCCCATATGCAGTCGACCGCTAGGGTAAGGGAACATAGAGAGACAGTAGAATTTTTCTTTGTTTGGGTTTTCGCTTACAACAAAGGTTTTGTTGTCATCCCAGTGCTTTTGAACTTTTTGTTCAATGTCTTGTGGATTGTATTGCTCTTGCATCGATGATATCCGGTTATCTTGGAAATTGTGAGTTCAGTTCGAACAGACATAAATAGATCGTCATAGAATACCTAAAGGAGAGGAGCACAACAATAGCTTACTCTGTTCAATTGTTAGAAGGAGGCCACTATGTCTAAAAGCAAATCGGTTTATGAGGAAATGTTTGAGGATGTGGTCGAGGTGCTCAAGCATAGTCCTGATGAGATTAATCGGGTATTAGAAACCTCAGAAAAGCTTGTTGAAGCGGCTAACGACATGACCAAAGATGAGCTCGCTCTGGTGTCTGCCTATGTGAAATCAGATTTAAAGGAATTTGCAGAAAGCTTTGAAGAGTCAAAAGCTGGGCCATTTTATTTGATGATTGCAGATTCAATATGGCAGGGGTTACTGGATATTACTGATAAAACGAAAGTTGAATGGGTTGAATTGCTCGATGATTTGGAACACCAAGGCTTATACCAAGTAGGTGAAGTGATAGGTTTAGGTGTGCTAGTCTGCGATGAGTGTGGGCATAAAACTCAATATAATCACCCAACAGTTGTTATTCCTTGTATAAAATGCGGCTGTAAAGGCTTTAGCCGCCAGACATTAAAACCATAGTTCTATAATCGTTGCCAAGGGCTAAGTGATTACTTAGCCCTTGTGTTTGCTCTAGTCTTTGAGTCGCCAGCCTACAATTAGACTGAATAATACCCAAATATAGAGTGGCCATGTGCCAAATTTATGGAAAGGAGTCCGCCCCTCTGTAGAGGTGACCTCGGTTCGCAGGACATGAGTTTCAAACTGAGGGATCTGAGCGATCACTTTTCCTCGATAGTCGGTCACTGCGGTCACGCCGTTATTTGTGGAGCGAATCACTGGCTTACCTAACTCGAGTGCACGCATACGTGCAATCTCCATATGCTGTAGTGGTCCAATCGATTTTCCAAACCAAGCATCATTAGATAGCGTCAGAATGAAATCCGTGTCCTCGGTTACGTTTCGACGGACTTGTTCATTAAATATGATTTCGTAACAAAGAGCAGGAGCCATATGGCGGCCATTTGCCACTATGTTGGTTTGGATAAAATCGCCGCGGCTAAATGATGACATTGGTAAGTTAAATAGCGGAGCTAATGGCCTTAAGATACTTTCAAAGGGGACAAACTCGCCAAATGGCAATAGGTGATGTTTGTGATACCTCTGGTCCATATTGAGGCTATAGTCACCATAATTGGTTTGACCTAATGTCAGGATGCTATTGAAGTATCTGCCATTTTTATCTTGGTTGAGGACACCAGTCACTATGGCACTACTATTTAACTTACCAGCTGAATCTAGGTTGCTTAAATAGGATGGTATCTCCAACTCAAAAGCAGGAATCGCGGCCTCAGGCCAGATAACGACATCGGCATCCCAATTTTCTCTAGTAAGGTCAGTGTACTTCATTATGGTTGGCCAGCGCTGCTTGGGCAGCCATTTTTTCGCTTGATCTACATTACCTTGGATTAGAGCCAGTTTAGTGGAACTTTCTGGGTTAGGTATCACCCAGTGAGCGGAATTTAGGCCGTAACCAGTAAACAAAATAGTGGCTGGAATGAGTATGTTCATCCATTTCTTACTGACCATTGCGTAGGCTATTGAACCAGCAGAGATGATGAGCAACAGAGTAATAAGTTCTACGCCGCTGATGGGAGCGAAATTACCCAACGGGCTATCTATTTGGCTATACCCTAGCCATAGCCACGGAAAGCCAGTCATCACCCATCCTCTTAGCCAATCACAGCATAACCATATAGCAGGAGCGGCGAGAAGAAAACGAACTCGATTGTGACGGCCAAAATAGCGGTTTAATGCCCAGGTGAAGAGACCGGAATAGACTGCAAGATAGCCGATTAGCAGCGACATAAGAAATACGCTGGCAATTTTAGGCATGCCGCCAAACTTATCAATACTAATATGTACCCAACTTATTCCAGTGGCAAACTGGCCGATTCCCCATGCATATCCAGTCCAAAGTGCAGCGCGGCTGGATTGGTTGTGGATTAAAATCAGTAAAAGTGCGGGGCTGATAATCGCAATTGGCCACAGTTGGTAAGGAGCAAAAGCAAGTGTCGTAAGAGCGCCAACAAAAACGGCCGCGAGCGGCCGTTTGAGGCGATGAAAAAGTCTTTTTATCATCGTTATACTATCTAATCGAGTTTGGGTTACTCTTCTGCTGGCTCAGGAAGAGGTTCTTCATCGGGTATGGTCACCTGCAGCTGTAAAACGCGTCGGTTGTCTGCTGAGGTTACTTTGAAGCTGTATTTCTCAATTTCGACCACCTCACCACGTGAAGGCAAATGACCGAACGCTGTCATCACTAAGCCACCGACCGTATCGACTTCCTCATCACTAAATGAGGTGTTGAAGGTTTCATTGAATTCTTCAATAGTAGTTAATGCTTTGACAGCATAGGTGTGTTTACTCAGCTTGCGAATATCCAACTCTTCTTCATCGTCAAATTCATCTTCAATATCGCCGACAATTTCTTCAAGAATATCTTCAATAGTTACAAGGCCAGAAACACCACCGAATTCATCTACCACAATTGACATATGGTATCGTTCTTCGCGGAACTCTTTAAGCAGCCGGTCAACCCGTTTACTTTCTGGAACCACTACTGCAGGGCGAATGACTTGTTCGATATCAAAAGGAGCGCAGTCTGAGCCTAAATACTTAAGTAAGTCCTTCGCTAGGAGTATGCCTTCAACATGATCTTTGTCTTCACTAATGACAGGATAGCGGGAGTGCTGAGCATCGGTAATTAAGTGAACGAGTGCGTCAAGGTCGTCACTACGATCAACGGTTACCATTTGTGAGCGAGGGATCATGATGTCGCGCACGCGCATCTCGGCTATTTCCATAACGCCTTCGAGCATGTCTCTAGTATCATGGTCTATCAGATCATTTTCTTCTGAGTCTCGAAAGACTTCTACCAGCTCTTGGCGGTCTTTCGGATCTCCTTGAAATAGTTGGCCAAGGCGTCCAAAGAAGGACTTTCTACTCGGACCTTCAGATTTCTCTTTCTTACCTTCTGGAGAAGAGGGCGAATTGTCTTCGTTCATTTTTTCTCATTTAAGTCACGCTATCAGATGTGTGATAGCACACATTAGTAGAGCTTAATATTAAAATGTAACCAACTGAATGTTTGTTACACCAATCTAGCTGCTACTCTTTTTCTGCAAGATATGGGTCATCAAAGCCCATAGATTGCATTATCTCTGTCTCGAGAGATTCCATTTCTTCAGCTTCTTCATCCTCGATATGATCATAACCTAGCAGATGCAGGCTGCCATGTACAACCATATGAGCCCAGTGAGCCATTAATGGCTTGGACTGCTCCTTGGCTTCTTGTTCCACCACCTGTTTACAGATGACAAGATCGCCAAGAAGATCCATTTCTATTCCTATTGGAGCTTCAAAAGGAAAAGACAAAACATTGGTTGGTTTGTCTTTTCCACGATACTCACGGTTGAGTTGATGGCTTTCACTGTCATCCACAATTCTCACCGTTACTTCGGCCTGCGATTGAAATTTATCGACAGTGGATGTTAACCAAAGGAGAATATCTTCAAAGCTGGGTAAACCTGTTTCTTCCTTGACTGCAATTTGAAGAT
Coding sequences within it:
- the lptE gene encoding LPS assembly lipoprotein LptE yields the protein MRLAPVSFIKIVSVILSASLLSACGFHLRGDYSIPEELGTLSLTSYDQYSTFTRMMKSQLRVNEVNVVPPSEDVPNLHIVGEGLRERNLSLYQNTTAAEKELTFTATYRVTIPDVGDKTFSTSVSRSYLENPLTALAKSVERDMIEDEMRQFATDQIIRQMARLRSDIKAGHVLTQEELNSFDEQVNGNSQEIESTE
- the leuS gene encoding leucine--tRNA ligase; its protein translation is MQEQYNPQDIEQKVQKHWDDNKTFVVSENPNKEKFYCLSMFPYPSGRLHMGHVRNYTIGDVVSRFQRLQGKNVMQPIGWDAFGLPAENAAVKNNTAPAPWTYENIEYMKNQLKLLGFGYDWSREFATCTPEYYRWEQEFFTKLYDKGLVYKKTSSVNWCPNDQTVLANEQVEDGCCWRCDTPVEQKEIPQWFIKITEYAQELLDDLDNLDGWPEMVKTMQRNWIGRSEGVELKFEVEGQADLEVYTTRPDTLMGVTYVGIAAGHPLATAAAETNPELADFIEECKNNKVAEAELATMEKKGMATGLTAIHPLNGREVPIYVANFVLMDYGTGAVMAVPAHDQRDYEFATKYGLDIIPVIKPADGSELNISEEAYTEKGVLFDSGEFDGLEFKAAFNAIAEKLEQEEKGHKTVNFRLRDWGVSRQRYWGAPIPMVTTEDGEVHPVAVEQLPVILPEDVVMDGVTSPIKADKEWAKTTFNGQPALRETDTFDTFMESSWYYARYCSPQADDILDPEKANYWLPVDQYIGGIEHACMHLLYSRFFHKLLRDAGYVSSDEPFKQLLCQGMVLADAFYFENDKGGKEWVAPTDVTVERDGKGRITSAKDNQDRDVAHSGMIKMSKSKNNGIDPQEMVDKYGADTVRLFMMFASPADMTLEWQESGVEGANRFLKRIWKLVNEHASQGHSQPLDTQALSGDQKSLRRDVHKTIAKVTDDIARRQTFNTAIAAIMELMNKLAKASQESEQDRAILDEALKAVVVMLYPITPHISFELWTALGESDIDNAVWPKHDDKALVEDEKLIIVQVNGKLRAKLTVPADIAKEDIEKLALDDENVTKFTQGHTIRKIIYVPGKLLNIVAN
- the corC gene encoding CNNM family magnesium/cobalt transport protein CorC (CorC(YbeX) belongs to the Cyclin M Mg2+ Exporter (CNNM) family, and was characterized as belonging to a set of three proteins, at least one of which must be present for CorA to function.), whose protein sequence is MNEDNSPSSPEGKKEKSEGPSRKSFFGRLGQLFQGDPKDRQELVEVFRDSEENDLIDHDTRDMLEGVMEIAEMRVRDIMIPRSQMVTVDRSDDLDALVHLITDAQHSRYPVISEDKDHVEGILLAKDLLKYLGSDCAPFDIEQVIRPAVVVPESKRVDRLLKEFREERYHMSIVVDEFGGVSGLVTIEDILEEIVGDIEDEFDDEEELDIRKLSKHTYAVKALTTIEEFNETFNTSFSDEEVDTVGGLVMTAFGHLPSRGEVVEIEKYSFKVTSADNRRVLQLQVTIPDEEPLPEPAEE
- the ybeY gene encoding rRNA maturation RNase YbeY, which encodes MSIELDLQIAVKEETGLPSFEDILLWLTSTVDKFQSQAEVTVRIVDDSESHQLNREYRGKDKPTNVLSFPFEAPIGIEMDLLGDLVICKQVVEQEAKEQSKPLMAHWAHMVVHGSLHLLGYDHIEDEEAEEMESLETEIMQSMGFDDPYLAEKE
- a CDS encoding zinc ribbon-containing protein, with amino-acid sequence MSKSKSVYEEMFEDVVEVLKHSPDEINRVLETSEKLVEAANDMTKDELALVSAYVKSDLKEFAESFEESKAGPFYLMIADSIWQGLLDITDKTKVEWVELLDDLEHQGLYQVGEVIGLGVLVCDECGHKTQYNHPTVVIPCIKCGCKGFSRQTLKP
- the lnt gene encoding apolipoprotein N-acyltransferase, producing MIKRLFHRLKRPLAAVFVGALTTLAFAPYQLWPIAIISPALLLILIHNQSSRAALWTGYAWGIGQFATGISWVHISIDKFGGMPKIASVFLMSLLIGYLAVYSGLFTWALNRYFGRHNRVRFLLAAPAIWLCCDWLRGWVMTGFPWLWLGYSQIDSPLGNFAPISGVELITLLLIISAGSIAYAMVSKKWMNILIPATILFTGYGLNSAHWVIPNPESSTKLALIQGNVDQAKKWLPKQRWPTIMKYTDLTRENWDADVVIWPEAAIPAFELEIPSYLSNLDSAGKLNSSAIVTGVLNQDKNGRYFNSILTLGQTNYGDYSLNMDQRYHKHHLLPFGEFVPFESILRPLAPLFNLPMSSFSRGDFIQTNIVANGRHMAPALCYEIIFNEQVRRNVTEDTDFILTLSNDAWFGKSIGPLQHMEIARMRALELGKPVIRSTNNGVTAVTDYRGKVIAQIPQFETHVLRTEVTSTEGRTPFHKFGTWPLYIWVLFSLIVGWRLKD